The Agromyces atrinae genome window below encodes:
- the purD gene encoding phosphoribosylamine--glycine ligase encodes MKILVLGSGAREHAIITALLAEEAGHEIVAAPGNAGIAADVTTLALDANDPVLVTDYAVSSGVELVVIGPEAPLVAGVADAVRSRGIPVFGPGQAAAALEGSKTFAKRIMDAAGVPTGRAARTATLAEVESTLDEFGAPYVVKADGLAAGKGVLVTSDRDAAIAHATYWLQHGSVLIEEFLDGQEVSLFFFADGENVLPLSPAQDYKRLADGDAGPNTGGMGAYSPLPWLDERFGSEQAFVDEVIQTVAQPTVRQLAAEGTPFIGLLYAGLILTENGIRVIEFNARFGDPETQVVLPRLVTPLSGLLLAASTGGLGSLARPDFSSDAAVTVVLASEGYPEQPVTGRVIAGLDAAAGVEGVHIAHAATSQSEDSLVATGGRVLNVVAVGPDFAGARARAYEALERIELEGGQFRTDIAARVAD; translated from the coding sequence GTGAAGATCCTGGTACTCGGCTCCGGCGCGCGTGAGCACGCCATCATCACCGCACTGCTCGCCGAGGAGGCCGGCCACGAGATCGTCGCCGCCCCCGGTAACGCCGGCATCGCGGCCGACGTCACGACGCTCGCGCTCGACGCGAACGACCCCGTGCTCGTCACCGACTACGCCGTCTCGAGCGGCGTCGAGCTCGTCGTGATCGGCCCCGAGGCACCCCTCGTCGCGGGTGTCGCCGACGCCGTCCGCTCGCGCGGCATCCCTGTCTTCGGCCCCGGCCAGGCAGCCGCCGCCCTCGAGGGTTCGAAGACCTTCGCCAAGCGCATCATGGATGCCGCGGGCGTGCCCACCGGCCGCGCAGCGCGCACCGCGACCCTCGCCGAGGTCGAGTCGACGCTCGACGAGTTCGGCGCCCCCTACGTCGTCAAGGCCGACGGTCTCGCCGCGGGCAAGGGCGTGCTCGTCACGAGCGACCGCGACGCGGCGATCGCCCACGCGACCTACTGGCTGCAGCACGGCAGCGTGCTCATCGAGGAGTTCCTCGACGGCCAGGAGGTCTCGCTCTTCTTCTTCGCCGACGGTGAGAACGTGCTGCCCCTCTCCCCCGCGCAGGACTACAAGCGCCTCGCCGACGGCGACGCCGGGCCGAACACCGGAGGCATGGGCGCCTACTCGCCGCTGCCGTGGCTCGACGAACGGTTCGGCAGCGAGCAGGCGTTCGTCGACGAGGTCATCCAGACCGTCGCGCAGCCGACCGTGCGTCAGCTCGCCGCGGAGGGCACGCCCTTCATCGGCCTGCTCTACGCGGGGCTCATCCTCACCGAGAACGGCATCCGCGTCATCGAGTTCAACGCGCGATTCGGCGACCCCGAGACGCAGGTCGTGCTGCCGCGGCTCGTCACTCCTCTGTCGGGACTTCTGCTCGCGGCATCCACCGGCGGGCTCGGCTCGCTCGCGCGCCCCGATTTCTCGAGCGACGCGGCCGTGACCGTCGTGCTCGCGAGCGAGGGCTACCCCGAGCAGCCGGTGACCGGTCGCGTGATCGCCGGTCTCGACGCTGCCGCGGGAGTCGAGGGCGTGCACATCGCTCACGCCGCGACGAGCCAGTCGGAGGATTCCCTCGTCGCGACGGGCGGCCGCGTGCTGAACGTCGTCGCCGTCGGGCCCGACTTCGCCGGAGCGCGGGCGCGTGCCTACGAGGCACTCGAGCGCATCGAACTCGAGGGCGGGCAGTTCCGCACCGACATCGCGGCGCGCGTCGCCGACTGA
- a CDS encoding fibronectin type III domain-containing protein gives MTFLPRSNAAVRPLAALLAATLAIGALTAGALASSAETDAGVGRPPALTVTSVESTRVVVTWPANAELSADTRIVVTTSGDESAVELALAELPVAGVAADDAWAAAAPLALERVDLAAGADAAVADIADLVAIAITGLEAEHDYRVLLRSGTAERAVDSDTVEFYTTIARSETPETTEPGATEPAPTEHAPTEPAPSEPAPVDADAATPASVEAETPASSPPAASPLRAPVSPTVLDLLGSASTPLGTAASALPRPDRPTARPTSSSSIEVSWPALSTGPTVTHYIVTTYRAGALVSTSPALDPLLFGTTHTVSGLTAATDYTARVTAYAGELASPESLPSEVVRTANGAPAAPASIALTATEGLALDATWTAPASDGGSAITAYRVELYSGTGVATGNLVASVTLGADIRSHRFAPVPIVSATGRLFATVTAVNGLGASPRATSAVTSIAPTDSPTTGVTVGSISVGDATADGFAVSWNAVAGATASTGYLLRVNVFRPDNAAATTNAIAAVVDTGTGLSTSGALRHVVTGLPGASRYTVTITPYTEVDGTRLYRTSSAARPAGGIATTGIRAPWAPPAPPAPVAAGTDRLTWSAPALDEARAGGSAVTAYALELRNAATGEVVDAREIAATETGPSTTFEGLERATGYTVAIAARNAAGLGDFSDASPIGRTLDRAEPGTVPPAFGTIAELDAAVASGAARAVTAAELGLESATVEPGTTLTPRITWSGAAVDGEIWFYGAPDFLGTFDIVDGIATGSVTIGAPDDGEYRLALFAEGDLPVVTTIEVRRADAGPLELDDAVLRWGISNEANNGAFFGGCNFPTAGKIPDIGRGAVLTENRYSAESGDVRIEKPDASGAYVLADFDTRCLDRRGLPVTSNANSSFTDAQVVISGGTGSVDPAAGDAEIRWTGSFSVAFYGGLTFWYATDPVLVVEDGVGRLTATVSGFGSDMDDLSKWDEIAPREVTLAELPSVALRSDGFTVLPAYRGETIRQDDQLREGPHWGAFPQDFVDFQQIAGQFSYWFSSGGQTDSAKPALPITVGYEASSFTPPTPTEPGEEQPETPTIVIEVKKPPGEPRRATTAVAAAPPVVKRASIAALAATTPAAAALAAAVADAGTIIETTTVVRSSAPLDSTPLVMALALVAGMLGLLTLIAGAGAGLVATGLLPVAPRGRSGG, from the coding sequence ATGACGTTCCTCCCGAGATCGAATGCAGCCGTGCGGCCGCTTGCCGCACTCCTCGCCGCGACCCTCGCGATCGGGGCGCTCACCGCGGGAGCGCTCGCGTCGAGCGCGGAGACCGACGCCGGGGTCGGGCGCCCGCCCGCTCTCACGGTGACATCGGTCGAGTCGACGCGCGTCGTCGTCACGTGGCCGGCCAATGCCGAGCTCAGCGCCGACACACGCATCGTCGTGACGACGAGCGGTGACGAGTCCGCCGTCGAACTCGCACTCGCCGAGTTGCCGGTCGCCGGGGTCGCGGCCGACGACGCGTGGGCCGCAGCCGCCCCGCTCGCGCTCGAGCGCGTCGACCTCGCCGCGGGTGCCGATGCTGCGGTCGCCGACATCGCCGATCTCGTCGCCATCGCGATCACCGGGCTCGAGGCCGAGCACGACTACCGTGTGCTGCTGCGCTCGGGCACCGCCGAGCGGGCCGTCGACTCCGACACGGTGGAGTTCTACACGACCATCGCCAGGAGCGAGACGCCGGAGACCACCGAACCCGGCGCCACAGAACCTGCACCGACGGAACACGCGCCGACGGAACCCGCGCCGAGCGAGCCCGCTCCCGTCGACGCCGACGCGGCGACGCCCGCTTCGGTCGAGGCCGAAACGCCCGCGTCATCCCCGCCCGCGGCATCCCCCCTTCGCGCCCCTGTCTCGCCGACCGTGCTCGACCTGCTCGGCTCGGCGAGCACGCCGCTCGGCACCGCGGCGAGCGCGCTGCCGCGCCCCGACCGCCCGACGGCACGCCCGACGTCCTCCAGCAGCATCGAGGTCTCGTGGCCGGCGCTGTCGACGGGTCCGACCGTCACGCACTACATCGTGACGACCTACCGGGCCGGTGCGCTGGTGTCGACGAGCCCCGCGCTCGATCCGCTGCTGTTCGGCACGACGCACACGGTCTCGGGCCTTACCGCCGCGACCGACTACACCGCTCGCGTCACGGCCTACGCGGGCGAACTCGCGAGCCCCGAATCACTGCCATCCGAGGTCGTGCGGACGGCGAACGGGGCCCCGGCGGCCCCCGCCTCGATCGCGCTGACGGCTACCGAGGGTCTCGCGCTCGACGCCACGTGGACGGCGCCGGCGAGCGACGGCGGCTCCGCGATCACGGCGTATCGGGTAGAGCTCTACTCGGGCACGGGCGTCGCCACGGGCAACCTCGTCGCGTCGGTGACGCTCGGAGCAGACATCCGCTCGCATCGTTTCGCGCCGGTTCCGATCGTCTCGGCGACCGGTCGACTCTTCGCGACGGTCACGGCTGTCAACGGCCTCGGCGCGAGCCCCCGCGCCACGAGCGCGGTCACCTCGATCGCTCCGACCGACTCGCCGACGACGGGCGTCACCGTCGGGTCGATCTCGGTCGGCGACGCCACGGCCGACGGGTTCGCCGTCTCGTGGAACGCCGTCGCGGGAGCGACCGCCTCGACCGGCTACCTGCTGCGGGTCAACGTCTTCCGCCCCGACAACGCCGCAGCGACGACGAACGCGATCGCGGCGGTCGTCGACACGGGCACGGGGCTGTCGACGAGCGGTGCGCTCCGCCACGTTGTGACCGGGTTGCCCGGCGCGAGCCGCTACACCGTGACGATCACTCCGTACACCGAGGTCGACGGCACGCGTCTCTACCGCACGAGTTCGGCGGCTCGGCCCGCCGGCGGCATCGCGACGACCGGCATCCGTGCGCCGTGGGCGCCGCCCGCGCCACCCGCCCCCGTCGCCGCGGGAACCGACCGTCTGACGTGGTCGGCTCCGGCCCTCGACGAGGCGCGCGCCGGCGGCTCGGCCGTCACGGCGTACGCCCTCGAACTGCGGAACGCCGCGACCGGCGAGGTCGTCGACGCCCGCGAGATCGCCGCGACCGAAACGGGCCCGAGCACGACGTTCGAGGGCCTCGAGCGCGCGACCGGCTACACCGTCGCGATCGCCGCCCGGAATGCGGCGGGCCTCGGCGACTTCTCCGACGCGAGCCCGATCGGACGCACGCTCGACCGCGCCGAGCCGGGCACCGTGCCGCCCGCCTTCGGCACGATCGCCGAGCTCGATGCCGCTGTCGCGTCGGGCGCCGCGCGCGCCGTCACCGCAGCCGAGCTCGGGCTCGAGAGCGCGACCGTCGAACCCGGCACGACTCTCACCCCGCGCATCACGTGGAGCGGCGCGGCCGTCGACGGCGAGATCTGGTTCTACGGTGCCCCCGACTTCCTCGGAACCTTCGACATCGTCGACGGCATCGCCACCGGTTCCGTCACGATCGGGGCGCCGGATGACGGCGAGTACCGCCTCGCACTGTTCGCCGAGGGTGACCTGCCCGTCGTCACGACGATCGAGGTGCGCCGCGCGGATGCCGGCCCGCTCGAACTCGATGACGCCGTGCTGCGCTGGGGCATCAGCAACGAGGCCAACAACGGAGCGTTCTTCGGCGGTTGCAACTTCCCCACCGCGGGCAAGATCCCCGACATCGGCCGCGGCGCCGTGCTGACCGAGAATCGATACTCGGCCGAGTCGGGCGACGTGCGCATCGAGAAGCCCGACGCGTCGGGGGCGTACGTGCTCGCCGACTTCGACACGCGCTGCCTCGACCGGCGCGGGCTGCCCGTGACCTCGAACGCCAACTCGTCGTTCACCGATGCGCAGGTCGTCATCAGCGGCGGCACCGGCTCGGTCGACCCCGCGGCGGGCGACGCCGAGATCCGGTGGACCGGGAGCTTCTCGGTCGCCTTCTACGGCGGACTGACGTTCTGGTACGCGACCGACCCGGTGCTCGTCGTCGAGGACGGCGTGGGCCGGCTTACGGCGACGGTGAGCGGCTTCGGCAGCGACATGGACGACCTGTCGAAGTGGGACGAGATCGCTCCGCGCGAGGTCACCCTCGCCGAGCTGCCTTCGGTTGCGCTGCGCTCCGACGGGTTCACGGTGCTGCCGGCCTACCGCGGCGAGACGATCCGGCAGGACGACCAGCTACGTGAGGGACCGCACTGGGGAGCGTTCCCGCAGGACTTCGTCGACTTCCAGCAGATCGCCGGACAGTTCTCGTACTGGTTCTCGAGCGGCGGACAGACCGACTCGGCGAAGCCCGCCCTGCCGATCACGGTCGGCTACGAGGCGTCGAGCTTCACGCCTCCGACCCCGACCGAACCCGGCGAGGAGCAGCCCGAGACGCCGACGATCGTCATCGAGGTGAAGAAGCCGCCGGGCGAGCCGCGCCGGGCGACGACCGCCGTGGCCGCCGCACCTCCCGTCGTGAAGCGTGCGTCGATCGCGGCGCTCGCTGCTACCACACCGGCTGCCGCGGCGCTCGCGGCTGCCGTGGCCGACGCGGGCACGATCATCGAGACGACGACCGTCGTGAGGTCGTCGGCGCCGCTCGACTCGACGCCTCTCGTCATGGCGCTCGCCCTCGTCGCGGGCATGCTCGGCCTCCTCACCCTCATCGCCGGTGCGGGAGCGGGGCTCGTCGCGACGGGTCTGCTGCCGGTCGCTCCGCGCGGCCGTTCCGGCGGATGA
- a CDS encoding phosphoribosylaminoimidazolesuccinocarboxamide synthase: protein MPVSESLGGWTHVYSGKVRDLYVPTDSMTDDDSWTGDPFLTAPAVLVVASDRVSAFDHVLEPGIPGKGELLTELSLWWFSQLSTVPNHLDHDATGVPEVPAPFVGRSMLVRPLDMFPVECVVRGYLTGSGWKEYRQSQTVCGIPLPAGLQDGDRLPEPLYTPAWKAPMGEHDENISYERTVELVGEVVAEQLRTLSLDIFAQASAIAAARGVILADTKFEFGADRETGIVTLGDEVLTSDSSRFWDAHAYAAGGPDRLASFDKQIVRDWLSANWDGDIEPPTLPSEIVEKTAGRYRELITRLTTGV, encoded by the coding sequence ATGCCCGTGAGTGAATCCCTCGGCGGCTGGACCCACGTCTACTCGGGCAAGGTCCGCGACCTGTACGTTCCGACCGACTCGATGACCGACGACGACTCGTGGACGGGCGACCCGTTCCTCACGGCCCCCGCCGTGCTCGTCGTCGCGAGCGATCGCGTGAGCGCGTTCGACCACGTGCTCGAGCCCGGCATCCCCGGCAAGGGCGAACTGCTGACCGAGCTGAGCCTCTGGTGGTTCTCGCAGCTGTCGACCGTGCCGAACCACCTCGATCACGACGCCACCGGCGTGCCCGAGGTCCCGGCACCGTTCGTCGGCCGCTCGATGCTCGTGCGCCCCCTCGACATGTTCCCCGTCGAGTGTGTCGTGCGCGGCTACCTCACCGGATCGGGCTGGAAGGAGTACCGCCAGTCGCAGACCGTGTGCGGCATTCCGCTGCCCGCCGGCCTGCAGGACGGCGACCGCCTGCCCGAGCCGCTCTACACGCCCGCGTGGAAAGCGCCGATGGGCGAGCACGACGAGAACATCTCGTACGAGCGCACCGTGGAGCTCGTCGGAGAGGTCGTCGCCGAGCAGCTGCGCACCCTCTCGCTCGACATCTTCGCGCAGGCCTCGGCGATCGCTGCGGCGCGCGGCGTGATCCTCGCCGACACCAAGTTCGAGTTCGGCGCCGATCGCGAGACCGGCATCGTCACCCTCGGCGACGAGGTGCTCACGAGCGACTCGAGCCGCTTCTGGGATGCCCACGCCTACGCCGCGGGCGGCCCCGACCGGCTCGCGAGCTTCGACAAGCAGATCGTGCGCGACTGGCTCTCGGCCAACTGGGACGGCGACATCGAGCCGCCGACCCTGCCGAGCGAGATCGTCGAGAAGACGGCCGGCCGCTACCGCGAGCTCATCACGCGCCTCACGACGGGCGTCTGA
- a CDS encoding TetR/AcrR family transcriptional regulator: protein MHSAGGATRRDARRNHERLLVEAKTLFAEQGIEASLDELATRAGVGAGTVYRHFPSRDDLVRELYDRAIESLDDLADEILAAPSGWRGVEVYVERLSQWVISDPGIPALLRRMGQIDPDYRPAARFEKPIAELVERAHREGTLRTDVDGVDLTVIVGMIGSLAQFGGAYLPFWRRQLGIVLDGLRAEPGRATELPGPGQDMDGYHAMVHQPE from the coding sequence ATGCACTCCGCAGGAGGCGCGACCCGACGCGACGCCCGCCGAAATCATGAACGACTGCTCGTCGAAGCGAAAACTCTCTTCGCCGAACAGGGCATCGAGGCCTCCCTCGATGAACTTGCCACTCGTGCCGGCGTCGGGGCCGGCACCGTGTACCGGCATTTTCCCTCCCGCGACGATCTCGTTCGCGAGCTCTACGACCGCGCGATCGAGTCTCTCGACGACCTCGCCGACGAGATCCTCGCCGCCCCCAGCGGATGGCGGGGAGTCGAGGTCTACGTCGAGCGACTGTCGCAGTGGGTGATCTCCGATCCCGGCATCCCCGCGCTCCTTCGGCGCATGGGGCAGATCGATCCCGACTACCGTCCTGCGGCGCGCTTCGAGAAGCCGATCGCCGAACTCGTCGAGCGCGCCCACCGCGAAGGCACCCTGCGCACCGACGTCGACGGCGTCGACCTGACCGTCATCGTCGGCATGATCGGCTCGCTCGCCCAGTTCGGCGGGGCGTACCTGCCGTTCTGGCGCCGCCAGCTCGGCATCGTGCTCGACGGACTGCGCGCCGAGCCCGGGCGGGCGACCGAACTGCCCGGCCCCGGGCAGGACATGGACGGGTACCACGCGATGGTGCATCAGCCCGAGTAG
- a CDS encoding VOC family protein has translation MGAVTLRVGDLDRMIAYYRDGVTLDVLSHTGPVAVLGRGTTPVVILEHAPELRSAEPRSAGLYHTAVLFHSQAALATALYSVASHYPGTFTGSADHLVSEAFYFTDPEGNGVELYVDRERSAWSWTHGQIDMTTIFLDPNEYLRTHLAGGAVSGDAVVGHVHLSVGDIASAKQFYVDRLGFETTFAMGDSALFVSAGGYHHHMAMNTWESRGAGRRGLALGLGRVEIVVPGNDDLGELGERMTHFGVPARDDGRTLTFDDPWANQVLVRAAEQVSTVA, from the coding sequence ATGGGTGCGGTGACCCTGCGCGTCGGCGACCTCGACCGCATGATCGCCTACTACCGCGACGGCGTCACCCTCGACGTGCTCAGCCACACCGGCCCCGTCGCAGTGCTCGGCCGCGGAACGACCCCCGTCGTCATCCTCGAGCACGCCCCCGAGCTGCGGAGCGCCGAACCGCGCAGCGCCGGGCTGTACCACACGGCCGTCCTGTTCCACTCGCAGGCCGCTCTCGCGACGGCGCTCTACTCGGTCGCGTCGCACTACCCCGGAACCTTCACGGGCAGCGCCGATCACCTCGTGAGCGAGGCGTTCTACTTCACCGACCCCGAGGGCAACGGCGTCGAGCTCTACGTCGACCGCGAGCGCTCGGCGTGGAGCTGGACCCACGGCCAGATCGACATGACGACGATCTTCCTCGACCCCAACGAGTACCTGCGCACGCACCTCGCGGGCGGAGCCGTGTCGGGCGATGCCGTCGTCGGTCACGTGCACCTCTCGGTGGGCGACATTGCGAGCGCGAAGCAGTTCTACGTCGATCGCCTCGGCTTCGAGACGACGTTCGCGATGGGCGACTCGGCGCTCTTCGTCTCGGCGGGCGGGTACCACCACCACATGGCGATGAACACGTGGGAGAGCCGGGGCGCCGGCCGCCGCGGACTCGCCCTCGGACTCGGCCGCGTCGAGATCGTCGTGCCGGGCAATGACGACCTCGGAGAACTCGGCGAGCGGATGACGCACTTCGGCGTTCCCGCCCGCGACGACGGCCGCACGCTCACGTTCGACGACCCGTGGGCCAACCAGGTGCTCGTCCGCGCAGCGGAGCAGGTGAGCACAGTCGCGTAG
- a CDS encoding sterol carrier family protein yields MARARISDDAGTVAVQAARAGEVDRNTLATAVRYSLQLLAEKAPGNTLEVRVPPFAAVQCVEGPRHTRGTPPNVIETDAATWLDLAAGTITWAEARASGRASASGQRAELGDLLPVV; encoded by the coding sequence ATGGCACGCGCACGCATCTCAGACGACGCCGGAACGGTCGCGGTTCAGGCTGCTCGCGCGGGCGAGGTCGACCGCAACACGCTCGCGACGGCCGTGCGCTACAGCCTGCAGCTGCTCGCCGAGAAGGCCCCCGGCAACACCCTCGAGGTGCGGGTGCCGCCCTTCGCCGCGGTGCAGTGCGTCGAGGGGCCGCGGCACACGCGCGGCACCCCGCCCAACGTCATCGAGACGGATGCCGCGACGTGGCTCGACCTCGCGGCGGGCACGATCACGTGGGCCGAGGCTCGCGCCAGTGGTCGCGCGAGCGCGTCGGGTCAGCGCGCCGAACTCGGAGACCTGCTTCCTGTCGTCTGA